A window of Natrinema salifodinae contains these coding sequences:
- a CDS encoding poly-gamma-glutamate hydrolase family protein: MSRPTITTQPLERTDTGHYSEFLYDDGSNDEVLVCAAHGGRVEPGTAEQALELATRLSDASCWACLGYHEDGEEFDLWHPPSSAIGPDEYPLLETIADRGFETVISLHGLAGDRVVVGGGIDLAVKRCVSDRLDAAVTPPVEAVSDGPYAGASPNNFVNWLARGDRGGLQLEQSLVVREDERDRVVAALEALIEDGDGFRRSS; encoded by the coding sequence GTGTCACGGCCGACCATCACGACGCAACCGCTCGAGCGGACCGATACGGGACACTACTCCGAATTCCTCTACGACGACGGATCGAACGACGAGGTGCTGGTCTGTGCCGCACACGGCGGGCGGGTCGAACCGGGAACAGCCGAGCAGGCGCTCGAACTCGCGACCCGGCTGTCCGACGCCAGCTGTTGGGCGTGTCTCGGCTACCACGAAGACGGCGAGGAGTTCGACCTGTGGCACCCGCCCTCCTCGGCGATCGGTCCGGACGAGTACCCGCTGCTCGAGACGATCGCCGATCGGGGCTTCGAGACCGTGATCAGCCTGCACGGGCTCGCCGGCGATCGGGTCGTCGTCGGCGGCGGGATCGACCTCGCAGTCAAACGCTGCGTCAGCGATCGACTCGACGCGGCGGTCACGCCCCCGGTCGAGGCGGTTTCGGACGGACCGTACGCCGGTGCCAGCCCGAACAACTTCGTCAACTGGCTCGCGCGGGGCGATCGGGGCGGGCTACAACTCGAGCAGAGCCTTGTCGTTCGCGAGGACGAACGCGACCGGGTCGTCGCGGCGCTCGAAGCACTGATCGAGGACGGAGACGGATTCCGCCGTTCGTCATAG
- a CDS encoding HAD family hydrolase, translating to MAVYDAICFDLDRTLCEPTQDAADLLDATFDHTGRERFCTPADLRAAVPDLPTAETDREFYEHLFAEVARRAGVESDVAPDLAAEYLELQDPTAVQFRPGARAALDHARDRGRVGLITNGGRKTQTQKLRSLGIEDAFDVRVFTDPSAGIYPKPDAAPFEYALAELDVAPDAAIHVGDSLHADVAGANAMGLDSAWLDTGRDGPREHEPTYELASLEAFETVV from the coding sequence ATGGCTGTCTACGACGCGATCTGTTTCGATCTCGATCGGACTCTCTGCGAGCCCACCCAGGACGCCGCCGACCTGCTCGACGCGACGTTCGACCACACCGGCCGCGAGCGGTTCTGTACGCCCGCGGATCTGCGAGCCGCGGTGCCCGATCTGCCGACCGCCGAGACGGATCGGGAGTTCTACGAACACCTCTTCGCCGAAGTCGCGCGCCGCGCCGGCGTCGAGTCCGACGTCGCGCCGGACCTTGCCGCGGAGTACCTCGAGTTGCAGGACCCGACCGCGGTGCAGTTCCGACCAGGCGCGCGAGCCGCGCTCGACCACGCCCGCGACCGGGGTCGCGTCGGCCTGATCACGAACGGCGGCCGGAAGACACAGACGCAGAAGCTCCGGTCGCTGGGGATCGAGGACGCGTTCGACGTGCGGGTGTTCACCGACCCCAGCGCCGGGATCTACCCGAAGCCGGACGCGGCTCCCTTCGAGTACGCGCTCGCCGAACTCGACGTCGCGCCGGATGCAGCGATCCACGTCGGCGACTCGCTGCACGCCGACGTCGCGGGCGCCAACGCGATGGGTCTGGACTCCGCCTGGCTCGACACCGGCCGCGACGGCCCCCGCGAGCACGAGCCGACCTACGAACTCGCGTCGCTCGAGGCGTTCGAGACGGTCGTCTGA
- a CDS encoding 3-dehydroquinate synthase II, with product MTRAVWVKADDAVGDWDDRRERITAALEAGADWVLVDEDDVERVRELGDINVAAFRTDGDVTLVDDAEDEDGDPPAQADSVVVGKAGEGDATIELPEDFSGSADLSTLRRDGDFDRGAYVRILGKEYERFAEAAAEEAEHTIVVGEDWTIIPLENLIARIGEETDLIAGVTSAEEAKTAFETLEIGADAVLLDSDDPDEIRETVEVRDEAERETLDLEYAEVLDVERAGSADRVCVDTGNLLEHDEGMLVGSMSRGLVFVHAETAESPYVASRPFRVNAGAVHAYVRTPDGGTKYLSELQSGDEVQVIDTDGNTREAIVGRVKIEQRPMFRIGLETDDGDRIETLLQNAETIKVASSEGRKAVTDLESGDEILLYSEDTARHFGEPVEESIIEK from the coding sequence ATGACGCGAGCTGTCTGGGTAAAAGCCGACGACGCAGTCGGCGACTGGGACGACCGCCGGGAGCGGATCACCGCCGCGCTCGAAGCGGGCGCAGACTGGGTACTGGTCGACGAAGACGACGTGGAACGCGTCCGCGAACTCGGCGATATCAACGTCGCGGCGTTCCGGACCGACGGGGACGTGACCCTCGTCGACGACGCCGAAGACGAGGACGGCGACCCGCCCGCGCAGGCGGATTCGGTCGTCGTCGGCAAGGCCGGCGAGGGCGACGCGACGATCGAACTGCCCGAGGACTTCTCGGGCTCGGCGGACCTCTCGACGCTGCGCCGCGACGGCGACTTCGACCGTGGCGCGTACGTCCGCATCCTCGGCAAGGAGTACGAACGCTTCGCCGAAGCGGCCGCCGAGGAGGCCGAGCACACGATCGTCGTCGGCGAGGACTGGACGATCATCCCGCTCGAGAACCTGATCGCGCGCATCGGCGAGGAGACCGACCTGATCGCCGGCGTCACCAGCGCCGAGGAGGCCAAGACGGCCTTCGAAACCCTCGAGATCGGCGCCGACGCCGTCCTGCTCGACTCGGACGACCCCGACGAGATCCGCGAGACCGTCGAGGTTCGCGACGAGGCCGAGCGCGAGACCCTCGACCTGGAGTACGCCGAGGTGCTCGACGTCGAGCGGGCCGGCAGCGCCGACCGAGTCTGCGTCGACACCGGCAACCTGCTCGAACACGACGAGGGGATGCTCGTCGGCTCGATGAGCCGCGGCCTGGTCTTCGTCCACGCCGAGACCGCCGAGTCGCCGTACGTCGCCTCCCGCCCCTTCCGGGTCAACGCAGGCGCGGTCCACGCCTACGTCCGCACGCCCGACGGCGGCACGAAGTACCTCTCGGAGCTTCAGAGCGGCGACGAGGTTCAGGTCATCGACACCGACGGCAATACCCGCGAGGCCATCGTCGGCCGGGTCAAGATCGAACAGCGGCCGATGTTCCGGATCGGCCTGGAGACCGACGACGGCGACCGCATCGAGACGCTGCTCCAGAACGCCGAGACGATCAAGGTCGCCTCCTCGGAGGGTCGTAAGGCGGTCACGGACCTCGAATCCGGCGACGAGATCCTGCTGTACTCCGAGGACACGGCCCGCCACTTCGGCGAGCCCGTCGAGGAGAGCATCATCGAGAAATAA
- a CDS encoding NADH dehydrogenase, with amino-acid sequence MSVTREQVKAVELPEFAVTLRNAGLAGAGGAGFPTYAKWERLEAVDSLLVNHQESEPNYYMDKWLGRARTEELVALFEGLLDRAFDRIVVGAKRSNREEWLGELEAATDATIYEPADLPVGEAETGLVIAYTEDKYEFGMESVLMRLVAGEVIRGDDLPMDYGWIVQNTETLYNVYRALVEDEPVTRKFVHVDGRVPTHRFLEVPIGTPATDLLEAAGRTDGLAGNEVILDGGPGWCFEIQRPPEEFGVRKRTNCLLVLDDSVVADNRLGSGGRVNVLASAAWKQSVHETEPTETLVPDRVEVPLITNPAFEGLVVPSEPIVRPGDEVETNEMIARPADGISIAQHAPIDGTVTEIGDRSITIERADAGADAAARAAEDESDADRIYWARCAECGRSLPETQLTAVEPTGFVCSRCR; translated from the coding sequence ATGAGCGTCACTCGAGAGCAAGTCAAAGCGGTCGAGCTGCCCGAATTCGCGGTGACGCTGCGCAACGCCGGCCTGGCGGGCGCAGGGGGCGCCGGATTTCCGACCTACGCGAAGTGGGAACGCCTCGAGGCGGTCGACTCGCTGTTGGTGAACCACCAGGAGAGCGAACCGAACTACTACATGGACAAGTGGCTGGGACGTGCGCGCACCGAAGAGTTAGTCGCGCTGTTCGAGGGGCTGCTCGATCGCGCGTTCGACCGGATCGTCGTCGGCGCCAAGCGGTCCAACCGCGAGGAGTGGCTGGGAGAGTTGGAGGCGGCGACCGACGCGACGATCTACGAGCCGGCCGACCTCCCGGTCGGCGAGGCCGAGACGGGGCTCGTCATCGCCTACACCGAAGACAAGTACGAATTCGGGATGGAGAGCGTCCTCATGCGGCTCGTCGCGGGCGAGGTGATTCGGGGCGATGATCTCCCGATGGACTACGGCTGGATCGTCCAGAACACCGAGACGCTCTACAACGTCTACCGCGCGCTCGTCGAGGACGAACCGGTGACCCGGAAGTTCGTCCACGTCGACGGCCGGGTCCCCACCCACCGCTTCCTCGAGGTGCCGATCGGAACGCCCGCCACGGACCTCCTCGAGGCGGCGGGTCGAACCGACGGGCTCGCCGGGAACGAGGTCATCCTCGACGGCGGCCCGGGGTGGTGCTTCGAGATCCAGCGGCCGCCCGAGGAGTTCGGCGTTCGCAAGCGGACGAACTGTTTGCTCGTCCTGGACGACTCAGTCGTCGCGGACAATCGTCTCGGGAGCGGCGGCCGCGTCAACGTCCTCGCGTCCGCGGCCTGGAAGCAGTCCGTTCACGAGACCGAACCGACCGAGACGCTCGTTCCGGATCGCGTCGAAGTACCCCTGATCACGAACCCCGCGTTCGAGGGCCTGGTGGTTCCCAGCGAGCCGATCGTCCGTCCCGGCGACGAGGTCGAGACGAACGAGATGATCGCCAGGCCGGCCGACGGGATCAGCATCGCACAGCACGCGCCGATCGACGGGACGGTCACCGAGATCGGCGATCGGTCGATCACGATCGAGCGAGCGGACGCGGGCGCGGATGCCGCCGCGCGCGCAGCCGAGGACGAATCCGATGCGGACCGGATCTACTGGGCCCGCTGTGCCGAGTGCGGGCGGTCGTTGCCGGAGACGCAGCTCACGGCCGTCGAGCCGACCGGGTTTGTCTGTTCCCGGTGTCGCTGA
- a CDS encoding SprT family zinc-dependent metalloprotease, translating into MTDGERLTLADEILARARIHAREVVDEYDLAVDLAALEWTVSKRAKRRAGACRWDAARETATIVLARRAYERYEWPAFAGIVRHELVHAWEFQRFGESGHGARFREAAARLDAPRHCEEFADPRYVLRCLGADCDWTAKRHRASKPVKAPDRYRCGACGGSYEVEHAASGRIWTTASGYGGAKAALGDDW; encoded by the coding sequence GTGACCGACGGCGAACGACTGACGCTCGCGGACGAGATCCTCGCCCGCGCGCGGATCCACGCCCGCGAGGTCGTCGACGAGTACGACCTAGCTGTCGACCTCGCCGCCCTCGAGTGGACTGTTTCGAAACGCGCGAAGCGCCGCGCCGGCGCGTGTCGCTGGGACGCCGCCCGCGAGACGGCGACGATTGTGCTCGCCAGGCGAGCCTACGAGCGCTACGAGTGGCCGGCGTTCGCCGGGATCGTCCGCCACGAACTCGTCCACGCCTGGGAGTTCCAGCGCTTCGGCGAGTCCGGCCACGGCGCGCGCTTCCGCGAGGCGGCCGCGCGGCTGGACGCGCCGCGCCACTGCGAGGAGTTCGCGGACCCGCGGTACGTCCTCCGGTGTCTCGGGGCCGACTGCGACTGGACCGCAAAGCGCCACCGCGCCTCGAAGCCGGTGAAAGCGCCCGATCGGTACCGCTGTGGCGCCTGCGGCGGCTCCTACGAGGTCGAGCACGCGGCCAGCGGGCGGATCTGGACGACCGCGAGCGGCTACGGCGGCGCGAAGGCGGCGCTCGGCGACGACTGGTAG